Proteins from one Hemibagrus wyckioides isolate EC202008001 linkage group LG16, SWU_Hwy_1.0, whole genome shotgun sequence genomic window:
- the vps26bl gene encoding vacuolar protein sorting-associated protein 26B-like yields the protein MSFFGFGQSAEIDIVLNDAETRKKVEHKSEDGKKDKYFLFYDGETVSGKVNITLKNPGKRLEHQGIKIEFIGQIELYYDRGNHHEFVSLVKDLARPGEMSQSQTFDFEFTHVEKPYESYTGQNVKLRYFLRATVSRRLNDLSKEMDIVVHTLSTYPELNSSIKMEVGIEDCLHIEFEYNKSKYHLKDVIVGKIYFLLVRIKIKHMEIDIIKRETTGTGPNVYHENDTIAKYEIMDGAPVRGESIPIRLFLAGYEMTPTMRDINKKFSVRYYLNLVLIDEEERRYFKQQEITLWRKGDIVRKSMSHQAAIASQRFEGSASAEKAIAQAKEDDN from the exons ATGAGCTTTTTCGGTTTTGGTCAAAGTGCTGAAATCGACATAGTTTTGAATGACGCCGAAACGCGGAAAAAGGTAGAGCACAAGAGCGAAGATGGCAAAAAAGACAAGTACTTCTTATTCTACGACGGAGAGACGGTTTCTGGCAAAGTCAACATCACGCTTAAAAACCCGGGGAAAAGACTGGAACATCAGGGCATTAAGATCGAGTTTATCGGGCAGATTG aGTTATACTATGACAGAGGGAACCATCATGAGTTTGTATCCCTGGTGAAGGACCTGGCTCGGCCGGGTGAGATGAGCCAGTCTCAGACATTTGACTTTGAGTTCACGCATGTGGAGAAACCATACGAATCGTACACGGGTCAGAACGTCAAACTCCG CTATTTTCTACGAGCAACTGTCAGCAGAAGGCTAAATGACCTCAGCAAAGAGATGGACATTGTTGTGCACACACTCAGCACGTATCCAGAGCTGAACTCCTCTATTAAGATGGAAGTTGGGATTGAAGATTGCCTACACATTGAGTTTGAGTACAACAAATCCAA GTACCATCTGAAGGATGTGATAGTGGGAAAAATCTATTTCCTGTTGGTGCGGATTAAAATCAAGCATATGGAGATCGACATCATTAAGAGGGAGACAACAGGAACTGGGCCCAATGTTTATCATGAAAATGACACCATTGCAAAGTATGAAATCATGGATGGAGCACCGGTCAGAG gtgAATCAATCCCAATCCGACTTTTCTTGGCTGGCTATGAAATGACTCCCACAATGAGAGACATCAACAAAAAGTTCTCTGTTCGTTATTACCTCAATCTCGTGCTCATTGATGAAGAGGAGAGACGCTACTTCAAACAACAG GAGATAACGTTATGGAGGAAGGGGGACATTGTGAGGAAGAGCATGTCCCATCAAGCTGCCATCGCATCACAGCGCTTTGAGGGCTCAGCTAGCGCAGAGAAGGCCATCGCCCAGGCCAAGGAGGACGACAACTAA
- the LOC131367119 gene encoding kelch-like protein 10: MSLFRVLNEMRLDGSLCDAMLRMGEVEYNVHKTILSGYSKYFSLSGAPMHSCRCYVSVAMLDRCIYAMGAFNGTQILNTAECYEPSSNQWRVIPSMHEQRCDASAATLNSKIYICGGFNGDECLLTAECYDPDHEQWTLIEPMHMPMGTRHVSIRTVYILLLIYSFTLTKRKPDLLQVGGFDGDSLMQSIEAFDPRTKSWRILSPMFTQRRNFGIEVMDGRLYVIGGYSSSEGTTSTCDVYKDKWFDVHFPQCSQLLCGFWTSKHH, from the exons ATGTCCTTGTTCAGAGTCCTCAATGAAATGAGACTGGACGGGTCACTGTGTGACGCCATGCTCAGGATGGGAGAGGTAGAATATAATGTCCATAAGACCATCCTCTCAGGGTACAGCAAGTATTTCAg TCTGAGTGGAGCGCCCATGCACTCATGTCGCTGCTATGTTAGCGTGGCCATGCTGGACAGATGCATCTATGCCATGGGAGCCTTCAACGGCACCCAGATCCTTAACACAGCTGAATGTTATGAACCAAGCTCCAACCAGTGGCGCGTCATCCCATCCATGCACGAGCAGCGATGTGATGCTAGCGCTGCCACCTTAAATAGCAAG atcTACATCTGTGGAGGCTTCAATGGAGACGAGTGTCTTCTCACGGCTGAGTGTTATGACCCTGATCATGAACAGTGGACGCTGATCGAGCCGATGCACATGC CGATGGGAACAAGACATGTTTCTATTCGCACTGTTTACattcttttattaatttattccttCACACTGACTAAGAGAAAGCCTGATCTTTTACAGGTTGGAGGTTTTGATGGAGACAGTCTTATGCAGAGCATCGAGGCCTTTGACCCTCGAACCAAGTCCTGGAGGATTCTTTCCCCCATGTTTACCCAACGCAGAAACTTTGGCATCGAG gtGATGGACGGTCGCTTATATGTGATTGGTGGTTATAGCAGCAGTGAAGGCACCACCTCCACATGCGATGTGTATAAAGACAAGTG GTTTGATGTTCATTTCCCGCAGTGCAGTCAGCTGCTGTGTGGTTTCTGGACTTCCAAACATCACTGA